In one window of Haloimpatiens sp. FM7315 DNA:
- a CDS encoding methyl-accepting chemotaxis protein produces MKFKGAKNLKNLKGFKAFKNIFKRIKKENIKTNNDKKVDSKRSIKKRVVILISLIVIVSIAVIYTLIYCEVSKILLNQSKKEMESINKKSIETIDVMLGKNTIEAESIANSQDVFQVLKNKDKNKTQTVKDTFTKYIVGKGYIEDLLLVDANGKVVCSNNDSMVETDFTKEAFNTTTLGGNSCVSGTINSTKSQKPIVIFTAPVIDRSNYDQPIGYVGISIYAESFSDYLKNINIGETKNSYAYLIDEKGNVIYHPNKDKMGKPAEIKLFRDITKEMKKGKKIQDDVLDYTFKGENKLGAYSIINKTSWISVLSCEEREIKAPLNSLTKKIALICILIIIISIVVGVFASKMITDPIVKMIDIINNISELDLTHDDNYKDMANREDEVGVIVRSIFGMRKTLREVVKEIIKASESINENAYLVDKLTEKLKINASQTSSHTEEITASTEEMAATFEEISATSGDMGNAVKKISSKASEGSSKTLKIVQMSDGLTKGCEKSIENSNEVYDKVKVELEKAIDKSKAVKRIEGLAKAIIEITNQTNLLALNASIEAARAGDAGRGFSVVADEVRKLAEQSAEIATDIQNVVKVVNTSVEGLTSGSEKILDFVEKQVKVDYSKLIDMGAQYKDDANSFENFMKEFSKNSSEIDVTINTIVSAIEEVNETVNNGARDIEEISVKVTDITHKISDIRDNSMKNKESAKKLIEITNRFKI; encoded by the coding sequence ATGAAATTTAAAGGGGCTAAAAATTTAAAAAATTTAAAGGGTTTTAAAGCTTTTAAAAATATATTTAAAAGAATAAAAAAAGAGAATATCAAAACTAATAATGATAAAAAGGTAGATTCCAAAAGATCTATAAAAAAGCGTGTTGTAATATTAATTTCCTTGATAGTTATAGTGTCAATAGCCGTAATTTATACTCTGATTTATTGTGAGGTATCCAAAATACTTCTAAATCAAAGTAAAAAAGAAATGGAATCCATAAATAAAAAATCTATAGAGACAATAGATGTAATGCTGGGCAAAAACACTATTGAAGCGGAAAGTATAGCAAATAGTCAAGATGTTTTTCAGGTTTTAAAGAATAAGGATAAGAATAAAACTCAAACAGTAAAGGACACATTTACAAAATATATAGTTGGAAAAGGATACATAGAGGACTTATTATTAGTAGATGCAAATGGAAAAGTAGTTTGCTCTAATAATGATTCCATGGTAGAAACAGATTTTACTAAGGAAGCTTTTAATACTACTACCTTAGGAGGAAATAGTTGTGTAAGCGGCACAATAAATTCCACAAAATCTCAAAAACCTATAGTTATTTTTACAGCTCCTGTTATAGATAGAAGTAACTATGATCAACCAATAGGATATGTTGGCATTTCTATTTATGCTGAGAGTTTTTCTGATTATCTAAAAAATATAAATATTGGAGAAACTAAGAATAGCTATGCTTATTTAATTGATGAAAAAGGAAATGTGATTTATCATCCTAATAAAGATAAGATGGGAAAACCAGCTGAAATAAAATTATTTAGAGATATTACAAAAGAAATGAAAAAAGGCAAAAAGATACAAGATGATGTGCTAGATTATACTTTTAAAGGGGAAAACAAATTAGGTGCATATAGTATTATAAATAAAACTTCTTGGATTTCAGTTTTAAGCTGTGAAGAAAGAGAAATAAAAGCACCATTAAACTCTTTAACTAAAAAGATAGCACTTATATGTATATTAATTATAATAATTTCAATAGTAGTTGGTGTTTTTGCATCTAAAATGATAACAGATCCTATAGTTAAAATGATAGATATAATAAATAATATATCTGAACTAGATTTAACCCATGATGATAATTATAAGGATATGGCAAATAGAGAAGATGAAGTTGGAGTAATTGTAAGATCAATTTTTGGAATGAGAAAAACTTTAAGAGAAGTAGTTAAGGAGATTATAAAAGCTTCTGAAAGTATAAATGAGAATGCCTATTTAGTGGACAAACTTACAGAAAAATTAAAAATAAATGCGTCACAAACTTCAAGTCATACAGAGGAAATAACAGCATCTACAGAGGAAATGGCAGCTACCTTTGAAGAGATATCTGCAACTTCTGGAGATATGGGAAATGCAGTTAAAAAAATATCCAGTAAAGCTAGTGAAGGATCTTCTAAAACCTTAAAAATAGTTCAGATGTCAGATGGGCTTACAAAGGGATGTGAAAAATCTATTGAAAATTCTAATGAGGTTTATGACAAGGTAAAGGTTGAGCTTGAGAAAGCTATTGATAAATCAAAGGCAGTAAAGCGTATAGAAGGACTTGCCAAAGCTATTATTGAAATTACGAATCAGACTAATCTTCTAGCTTTAAATGCAAGCATAGAAGCTGCAAGAGCAGGAGATGCTGGACGAGGTTTCTCTGTTGTAGCAGATGAAGTTAGAAAGTTAGCCGAGCAATCTGCGGAGATTGCTACAGATATTCAAAACGTAGTAAAAGTAGTAAACACTTCCGTTGAAGGTCTAACTTCAGGTTCAGAAAAAATACTGGATTTTGTAGAAAAACAGGTTAAGGTGGATTATTCTAAATTAATAGATATGGGAGCTCAGTATAAGGATGATGCCAATAGTTTTGAAAACTTTATGAAAGAATTCTCCAAAAACTCCTCAGAAATTGACGTAACTATAAATACTATAGTAAGTGCCATTGAGGAAGTAAATGAAACGGTAAATAACGGTGCTCGTGATATAGAGGAAATTTCAGTAAAGGTAACAGATATCACACATAAGATAAGTGATATTAGGGATAATTCTATGAAAAACAAAGAAAGTGCTAAAAAATTAATAGAGATAACCAATAGATTTAAGATTTAA
- a CDS encoding NAD(P)/FAD-dependent oxidoreductase — MDYDILILGGGIVGCSIAYELSKYSLNIALIEKDYDIADDISMINTAIVYDGMENNEDIMAKLEYNGCKALNGISNNLSVPFKKVGTLMLARNEQEEASLNSIYERAIKRKVEDIAILSGKYIKEIEPNIEIEPKSSIYSKNTGIICPYDLAIAYGEIAFDNGVKFKLEEEVMDIEKTTKGYRVVTNKNKFTCKIVINTTPRENYSINFDKKDENLRALGNVRYLLLDKSFNIKLSNILFIKNDKDEKVIIAPSIQGSTVVYMYSKDAIEYDHFFKEIMGIFKDVDLKYARNFFESDFYENKIIIDDNYIEEGYIKISGKNYAEVTMTPYIAEKVCDTIVNKLKCKANKDFNGRRREIYKFKDLTDEEKIEVIKLNKKYGKIICHCQKVTEGEIVDAIRRPLGARTIEGIKRRTGIGLGSCQGASCLNKIVAIMARETNKKITDIVKDSKKSKIVLSRIKEFDEV; from the coding sequence ATGGATTATGATATTTTGATATTAGGAGGGGGAATAGTGGGCTGTTCTATAGCCTACGAGCTATCCAAATACAGTTTAAATATAGCACTTATAGAAAAGGATTATGATATAGCTGACGATATTTCTATGATAAATACAGCTATAGTTTATGATGGAATGGAAAATAATGAGGATATAATGGCCAAACTTGAATATAACGGATGTAAAGCTTTGAATGGTATTTCAAATAATTTAAGTGTGCCTTTTAAAAAAGTAGGTACTTTAATGCTAGCTAGAAATGAACAGGAAGAAGCTTCATTGAATAGTATATATGAAAGGGCTATTAAGCGAAAAGTAGAGGACATAGCTATTCTAAGTGGTAAATATATTAAAGAAATAGAACCTAATATAGAAATAGAGCCTAAATCTTCAATATATTCAAAGAATACAGGAATTATATGTCCTTATGATCTTGCTATTGCTTACGGAGAAATAGCTTTTGATAATGGGGTTAAGTTTAAATTAGAAGAAGAGGTTATGGATATAGAAAAAACAACAAAAGGCTATAGGGTTGTAACAAATAAAAATAAATTTACCTGTAAAATAGTTATAAACACAACTCCTAGAGAAAACTATAGCATTAATTTTGATAAAAAAGATGAAAATTTAAGAGCTTTAGGAAATGTAAGGTACTTACTTCTTGATAAAAGCTTTAATATAAAACTATCTAATATTTTGTTTATAAAAAACGATAAAGATGAAAAAGTCATAATTGCTCCATCTATTCAAGGTAGTACTGTTGTTTATATGTACAGTAAGGATGCAATTGAGTACGATCACTTTTTTAAAGAAATTATGGGTATATTCAAGGACGTAGATTTAAAATACGCTAGAAATTTTTTCGAAAGCGATTTTTATGAAAATAAAATAATAATAGATGATAATTATATTGAGGAAGGATATATAAAAATATCAGGAAAAAATTATGCAGAAGTGACTATGACTCCTTATATAGCAGAAAAAGTATGTGATACTATAGTTAATAAATTAAAGTGTAAAGCTAATAAAGATTTTAATGGCAGAAGAAGAGAAATATATAAATTTAAAGACTTAACTGATGAAGAGAAAATAGAGGTAATTAAATTAAATAAAAAATACGGAAAGATAATTTGCCATTGTCAAAAAGTCACAGAAGGAGAAATAGTTGATGCTATTAGAAGACCTTTAGGAGCAAGAACAATAGAGGGAATAAAGAGAAGAACTGGGATTGGACTTGGGTCTTGTCAGGGTGCTAGTTGTTTAAACAAAATAGTTGCAATTATGGCTAGGGAAACAAATAAAAAAATTACAGACATAGTTAAGGATTCTAAAAAATCAAAAATTGTATTGAGTAGAATAAAGGAATTTGACGAGGTATAA
- a CDS encoding response regulator yields the protein MVKSISECKLKSCSGEKANIELQRRKYDIILCDFSMPKINGLQVAKMAKELDESSYFCLMTGWVGKIDKANVKNVDFVLNKPINKVKLKEMLYNYKKIKVKISKRLKTLNAQ from the coding sequence ATGGTAAAATCTATATCAGAATGTAAGTTGAAGAGCTGTTCTGGTGAAAAAGCCAACATTGAGCTCCAAAGGCGAAAATATGATATTATATTATGTGATTTTTCAATGCCGAAAATAAATGGTCTGCAAGTGGCGAAGATGGCAAAGGAATTAGATGAAAGCTCCTATTTTTGTTTAATGACAGGATGGGTTGGAAAAATCGATAAAGCTAATGTTAAGAATGTAGATTTTGTATTGAACAAGCCCATAAACAAAGTTAAATTAAAAGAAATGTTATATAATTATAAAAAAATAAAGGTGAAAATTAGTAAGCGTCTAAAAACACTAAATGCCCAATAA